One window from the genome of Cinclus cinclus unplaced genomic scaffold, bCinCin1.1 SCAFFOLD_32, whole genome shotgun sequence encodes:
- the LOC134057325 gene encoding olfactory receptor 14J1-like gives MFFFLLNLALTDLGSICTTVPKAMHNSLWHTNNISYSACAAQVFFITFFISAEFSLLTIMSYDRYVSICKPLHYGTLLGSRACAHMAAAAWASAFLNALLHTANTFSLPLCHGNALGQFFCEIPQILKLSCSHSYLRELALLAVTVCLVFGCFVFIVFSYVQIFRAVLRIPSEQGRHKAFSTCLPHLAVVSLFITAGTFSYLKPPSISSPSLDLALSVLYSVVPPALNPLIYSLRNQELKDALRKLMIGSIQK, from the coding sequence atgttcttcttcctgctcaacctggctctcactgacctgggctccatctgcaccactgtccccaaagccatgcacaattccctctggcacaccaacaacatctcctactctgcatgtgctgctcaggtgtttttcaTTACgttcttcatctcagcagagttttccctcctgaccatcatgagctacgaccgctacgtgtccatctgcaaacccctgcactatgggaccctcctgggcagcagagcttgtgcccacatggcagcagctgcctgggccagtgcctttctcaatgctctgctgcacacagccaatacattttccctgcccctgtgccatggcaatgccctgggccagttcttctgtgaaatcccccagatcctcaaactctcctgctcacactcctacctcagggaacttgcGCTTCTTGCAGTTACTGTCTGTTTGgtatttggttgttttgtgttcattgttttctcctatgtgcagatcttcagggctgtgctgaggatcccctctgagcagggaaggcacaaagccttttccacctgcctccctcacctggctgtggtcTCTCTGTTTATCACCGCTGGCACATTTagctacctgaagcccccctccatctcctccccatccctggatctggccctgtcagttctgtactcagtggtgcctccagctctgaaccccctcatctacagcctgaggaaccaggagctcaaggatgcCCTGAGGAAACTGATGATTGGATcaattcagaaataa